The Armatimonadota bacterium genome includes the window GCTTCCACCTCCTCCGGGCCCAACAGCAGCATTCGAGCCACCTCCCACGGCAGCACCCGACCCTGCTCCCGGACCAACGCCACCAGCTCCTCCGCGGTGGCAGGCCCTCCCCCCGACGGCGCGTACGTCTCCGGCGCCTCGGCGACCTCGGGCAGGTCGATGAGGTCCCGGATGGGCTTGTGCACCGACTGCGGGGTGATCCCGTGCTCCTCGTTGTACCGGAGCTGGATCTGGCGGCGACGGTTGGTCTCCTCGATGGCCCGACGCATGGCCTCCGTGACCTCGTCCGCGTAGAGGATCACCCGGCCCGAGACGTGCCGGGCCGCCCGTCCCATGGTCTGGATGAGGGCGGTCTCGCTGCGCAGGTACCCCTCCCGGTCCGCATCCAGAATGGCCACGAGCGACACCTCCGGCAGATCTAAGCCCTCCCGCAGGAGGTTAATGCCCACCAGCACGTCGTAGGTGCCCAGGCGCAGGTCCTTCAGGATGCGGGCCCGCTCCAGGGTGTCGATCTCCGCGTGCAGGTAGTGCACCTTGACCCCCATCTCCTGGAGGTAGCCGGTGAGGTCCTCCGCCATGCGCTTGGTCAGGGTGGTCACCAGGGTGCGCTCGCCCCGCGCCACCTGGGTCCGGATCTCCGCAAGGAGATCATCCACCTGCCCCCGGGCGGGTCGCACCTCCACGTAGGGATCCACGAGTCCGGTGGGCCGCACGATTTGCTCCACCACGCGGCCGCTCACCTCCAGCTCGAACGGGCCCGGCGTGGCGGAGACGAACACGCACTGGTGGATCAGCTGCTCGAACTCCTCCCATCGGAGAGGTCGGTTGTCGTAGGCGGAGGGAAGCCGCCACCCAAAGTCCACCAGGTTCTTCTTGCGGGCCCGATCGCCCTCGTGCATCCCCTTGATCTGAGGAACGGTCACGTGGGATTCGTCGATGAACATCAGGTAGTCGCGGGGGAAGTAGTCCAATAGACACCCGGGTCGCTCGCCCGGAGCCCGGCCGTCCAGGTGACGGGAGTAGTTCTCGATCCCGGGACAGTACCCCGTCTCCCGCAGCAGTTCCATATCGTACCGGGTGCGGAACTCCAGGCGCTGGGCCTCCAAGAGCCTACCCTGCGAACGGAACCAGGCCACGCGCTCTCCCAATTCCTCCTCGATGCTGCGCAGGGCCTGGGCGAGGCGATCCTCCGTGGTGACCCAGTGCTTGGCGGGCCAGATGGCCACCGTCTCCTTTTCCTCCAGCACCTCTCCCGTGAGGGGATCCACCTCCAGGAGGCGGTCCACCTCATCTCCGAAGAGCTCGATGCGCACCGCGCGATCCTCATAACTGGGGAACACCTCGACCACGTCCCCCCGCACCCGGAACCGCCCCCGGGAAAAGTCCACGTCGTTGCGCTCGTACTGGATGTCCACCAGCCGCCGGAGGATCTCCTCTCGGGCGCGGCGCTCCCCGCGGCGCACCACTAGCACCACTTCCCGGTAGTCCTCGGGCCGGCCCAGACCATAGATGCACGAGACAGAGGCCACCACGATGACATCCCCACGCTCCATGAGGGCCTTGGTGGTAGCGTGCCGCAGGCGGTCGATCTCCTCGTTGATGCTGGCGTCCTTCGCGATGTACAGGTCCAGCTGCGGTACATATGCCTCAGGCTGGTAGTAGTCGTAGTAGCTCACGAAGTAGCGCACCGCGTTGTGCGGGAAGAACTCCCGGAACTCGCTGTAGAGCTGTGCGGCCAGGGTCTTGTTGTGGGCGATCACCAGGGTGGGTCGCTGCATCCGCTCGATGACCCGGGCCATGGTGTACGTCTTTCCGCTACCCGTCACGCCGAGCAAGGTGGTGTATTTGTGCCCCTCCTGGAGGCTCCGGACCAGCTCCTCGATGGCCTTGGGCTGGTCCCCTCTTGGCGGCAGGTCCGTGACCATGCGGAACTCGGGCATGGGTTCGCTCCTCACGCAGCACTTCATTATTATACGGCCGGCCCCTCTGCCTGCTCCATGGGGAGGCCGGATGCCATCCGCCTCCGCGATGCCTCCGGCAGCCGGGAGGTCAGGAGGGGTAGAGGGTCCGGATCATGCGTTCATTGTCCCGCCAATCCTCGCTCACCTTCACCCACAGGTCCAGGTACACCCGGGTGCCCAGGAGGGCCTCGATCTCCTTTCGGGCCGCGGTCCCGATCTCCCGGATGGTGCGGCCGCCCTTCCCGATCAGGATGGGCTTGTGCGAGGGCTTCTCCACATGCAGGGTGGCCCGGATGTATGTGAGGTGCTCTGTGGGCTTTTCCCGGAATTCCTCGATCTCTACCCCGATGGCGTGCGGTACCTCCTCCCGCACCCGCTCCATGGCCTTCTCCCGGATCAGCTCCGCCACCAGCCTCTGGAGGGGCTGATCCGTGAGATCGTCCTCCTCAAAGTACCGGGGACCGGGAGGGAGAAGGGCGACGAGGGTCTCCACCAGCTCCTCTAGACCCTGGCCTAGGAGGGCACTGGTGCGCACCACCTTCGCTCCGGGGAGCTCCGCCCGTACCCAGGCCTCCCGGGCCGCGATCTGTCTAGGGGAGGCCAGGTCGCACTTGTTGAGCGCCACCACCACCGGCCGCTGGCTCTGCAGGGCCAAGGCCAGTGCCAGCTCCGCCTCCGGCCCCACCGGCCGGGCCGCATCCAGGACGAGGAGGACCGCGTCCGCCTCCTGCAGGGCAGCACGGGCGGTGCGCATCATGTGCTCGCCCAGGCGGTGCCGAGGGGTGTGCACGCCCGGGGTGTCCACCAGCACCACCTGGGCGTCCGGACGGTTAACCACCCCCCGGATGGCGATCCGGGTGGTCTGGGGAACCGGGGTGACGATGGCCACCTTGGCACCCACCAGGGCGTTGGTGAGGGTGGACTTCCCCGCATTGGGCGGGCCGAGGAGGGCCACGAACCCGCTCCGGAAGGGGTTCATCTGGGCCGCAGGAAGGCCTGTGGCAGGAGCTCCTCCAGGCGGTAGATGCGGAGACGTCCCCGCCCCACGGTCACCACGAACCGCGTGCGGAACTCCAGAAGTACCTGGCGACACGCACCGCACGGCAGGAGCTCCATCGCTCCCGGTCCTGCCACCGCTACCGCCAGCACGCGCCGTCGCCCTTCGCTCACCGCCTTCTGCACCGCCACGCGCTCCGCGCACACCGAGAGTCCGTAGGATCCGTTCTCCACGTTGCACCCCGTGTACACGGAGCCGTCCACCGCAAGAACCGCGGCCCCCACCCGGAAGCGGGAGTAGGGTGCATACGCCCGCCGCCGGGCCGTCTGGGCCGCGTGGAGGAGCTGCCGGGCGGTGTGCTCCTGAAGCTGCCTGCGCATGAAGGGGCTCTCAGGTGCGGCTTGGCGCCGCCTGGGGCGTGATCTTCTGAATCCGGACCCGGGCGATGCGGTGCCCCGCCAGCTCCTCCACCCGGATCACGACCCCATTCACCGTGATCTCCTCGCCCTGGGCGGGCACGTGGCCCAGTCGGCTGTAGACCAGTCCGCCCACCGTGTCCACCTCGTCCGTAGGGAGCGTCAGCCCCAGGGCTTCGTTCACATCCTCCAGGAGCATGCGGGCGTCCACCAGCACAGTGGATTCATCCACCTGCACCAGGGGCGGGAGTTCCTCCACGTCGTACTCGTCCCGGATCTCGCCCACGATCTCCTCCAGGACGTCCTCGATGGTGACCAAACCCGCCGTACCCCCGTACTCGTCCACCACGATGGCCAGGTGGATGTGGTTCTGCCGCATCTCCCGGAAGAGCGCATCCACCTTCTTGGTCTCCGGCACGAAGTACGCGGGGCGCATGATCTCCTCCGCGGTAATCTCCGTCCTCCCCTCCCGGATGTACCGGAAGAGGTCCTTCACGTACACCACGCCCACCACCTGATCGATGGTCTCCCGGTACACCGGGTAGCGGGAATGCCCCTCCCGGAGGAGCAGGTCTACGATTTCCATCAGCTTGGCGCGCGCGGGAACCGCCCGGATGTCCACCCGGGGCACCATGATCTCCCGCACGATGGTCTCCCGGAACTCGAAGATGGAGGAGATCATCTCCCGCTCCCCCGCCTCCAGGGCCCCGTTCGCCTCTCCCGCCTCCACCAACATGCGCAGCTCCTCCTGGGTGATCCCCGTACGATCCAGGGGAAGCCGGGCGAGGAGTGAGCCCATCGGCGTCAAGAGCACCGTCCACAGGTAGGCCGGGACCGCGCACCAGAGGGCGCAGGCTTCCCGGTGCCGCGCACCGATGACCTTTGGGAGGACCTCCCCCGCGAGCAGGACCCCTGCGGTGATGGCCAGGAAAGCCACCACTTCCCCTCGTCCGAAACCGAGCCCCTCGATGGCCATGCGGGCAGTCACCACCGCGGCGGCCAACCTCGCCATGGTGCCCCCCACCACCAGGGAGCCCGCCAGCCGGGGGGGATGCTCCAGCAGGCGGAGGGCGATGGAGGCACGTAGAGAGCCCTTTCCCTCCGCCAGCTCCCGCAGCCGCCTGGAGCTGACACTCAGAAGGGCGACCTCAGCGAGGGAGAAGAAAGCGGAAAGGAGGATCAGGACGCCCAGCAGGACGTACAGAACCCAACTGCCTGAGTCGTCCAATTCAGAACCGTTCCTCCCTCCTTAAACCCACCCGCTCCCGTTTTCTACCCCGTGGGAGCGAGCCGTCCGCATCATACCATGGGGAACCGGTCCGGCTCAACCGGAGGAGAGCCCACCCCGCACCGAGGGCTAGAGCCCCGAGCACCGCGGGAGCCACCCACCCGCTGCTCAGCTTCACCCGAGCGAGCAGCACGGGTCCCAGGACCAAGCCGCCGGCGGCCACCGCGGTGAGGGCGGTCACCAGGACGGCAGCCGCCGCCACGTCCTTCACCACCCGTGCCGCTGCCCTCCGCTCCGGGATCAGGGCGTCCACCAAGGCCTCGAGGCTGGTGTTGAAGAGCTCCGCGGTTACCACCAGCCCCATGAGCACCACCAGCAGGGCCGCCTCCAGGGGACGGACGCCCAGCCACAGGCTCACCAAGCACACCCCCACGGCTACGGCCAGCTGGATGCGGAGGTTGCGCTGGGTCCGAACAGCGTATCGGACGCCGCAAAGCGCCGCGGCCACCGCTTCACGGAAGGGGCGAGGCACGGGGCTGCTCCCGGACCCGTAGCGCCCGGAGGATGGCCTCCTGCCGTTCCCACATCCGGGCACGGGCCGATGGGGTCTGGTCCTCGTAGCCCAGGAGGTGCAGGGTTCCATGCACGGTGAGCAACACGAGCTCCTCCTCGAGGGACCAGCCCGCTTCCCGGGCCTGCGCGGCCGCCCGGTCCACGGAGATCACCACGTCTCCCAGCACCCTGCGGCTCCCGTGTGGCCCAGGCTGCGGGAAGGCCAACACGTCCGTGGGTTCGTCCCGGCTGAGATAGGTACGGTTCAGGGCACGGATGGCCGGGTCGTCCACCAGGAGGACGCTCACCTCCACGGGCTCCTTCACCCCTTCCTTGCGCAGGGTGGCCCGTACGGCCTCGCGGAGCGAACGCACATCAACGGGATGCGTGCTCTGCGCGTTGCGCACCGCTACGACGTTGCGCCCGGCGCGCCTCAAGGCTCACCTCCGGGTACTCTATGCGGGGGTGAAACATACCCACCAGCAGGCGCGTGAAGGTCTGCGCGATCCGTTCCAGGTCACGGAGGGTGAGGTCGCACTCGTCCAGCTGACCATCTTCCAGTCGCTCCCGGATCAGCTGGTGCACGAGGCTTCCGATCCGCTCCGGGGTGGGATTCGGGAGGGTGCGGACCGCGGCTTCCACCGCATCCGCCAGCATGACGATGGCGGTCTCCCGGGACTGGGGTTTGGGCCCATCGTAGCGATAGGTCTGCTCGTCCACGGAACTTTCCCCGCGCTCCACCGCCCGGTGGTAGAAGTAGCGGATGAGGCTGGTGCCGTGGTGCTCCGGGATGAAGGCTACCACGGGCTTGGGAAGTCGGTACTGCCGGGCCAGCTCCAACCCGTCCCGCACGTGGGCTGCGACGGCGAGGGCGCTGAGACTCGGGGAGAGGCGGTCGTGTGGATTGGTGCGACCCAGCTGGTTCTCCGCGAAGAAGGCCGGCCGGCGCAGCTTTCCGATGTCATGGTAATAGGTGCCCACCCGTACCAGCAGGGCATCCGCGCCCACCGCCTCCGCCGCCGCCTCCGCCAGGTTGGCCACCAGCACCGTGTGATGATAAGTGCCGGGCGCTTCTAGCTGCAGGCGGCGCAGCAGAGGGTGGCTGGGATCGCTGAGCTCCAGGAGCTTGATGGGGGTCACAAGCCCGAACAGCTCCTCCAGGTACGGCAGGGCACCTACCGCGAGGATGCCGGAAAGCAGCCCGTTGAGGGCCCCCCAGCCGACATCGCCCAAGAGCTCCACGGGAGGCGTGGCCGCCAGCAGGTCCACCGCGATCACCGCGAGCACATTGGCACCCGCCACCGCGAGCCCCGCGTATGCCAGGTCCGCCCGCCGCTGGACCCTCCGGATCACGTACACGCCCGTGAGACCGCCCACATAGGCCACCACGCTCGTGCGGAGGTCGTTCCCGCTCATCACCCCCACCAGGAGCGCGAGGGCCCCTCCCGCGAAGGAAGCCACCCGGGGGTTCAGGAGGATGGCGAGCAGCATGGTCACGGAGGCCACGGGGACGAGGAAGCTGCTCAGGCGGGTGGCGATGACCCGGCTGCCCACCGCGGCCACTAGGCCCAGCAGGCAGAGCAGCAGGAGTCGTCCCTCGTCGGCCCAGATCTCCGGCTGGAAGCGCCGGAGGTAGGCGGCCCCGAGTACAGAGAGCAGGATCAGAACGAGCAAGGTTCCCACGACCCCTTCCCACCGGATGGGTGGGGGAACCAGTCCCAGCGCCGCCAGCTTCCGCATCTGCTCCGCGGTCACCACGTCTCCCCGCCGCACGATCACCTCGCCCCGGAGGATCCGCTCCCGCACGGGATCCACGCTGGCCCGGGCCGCCTCCTGCTGCCGGCGGGTCTGGAGGTGATCCACGAGGAGGTTGGGACGCAGCGCCCGCTCCAGGGCCCAAGCC containing:
- the uvrB gene encoding excinuclease ABC subunit UvrB — encoded protein: MPEFRMVTDLPPRGDQPKAIEELVRSLQEGHKYTTLLGVTGSGKTYTMARVIERMQRPTLVIAHNKTLAAQLYSEFREFFPHNAVRYFVSYYDYYQPEAYVPQLDLYIAKDASINEEIDRLRHATTKALMERGDVIVVASVSCIYGLGRPEDYREVVLVVRRGERRAREEILRRLVDIQYERNDVDFSRGRFRVRGDVVEVFPSYEDRAVRIELFGDEVDRLLEVDPLTGEVLEEKETVAIWPAKHWVTTEDRLAQALRSIEEELGERVAWFRSQGRLLEAQRLEFRTRYDMELLRETGYCPGIENYSRHLDGRAPGERPGCLLDYFPRDYLMFIDESHVTVPQIKGMHEGDRARKKNLVDFGWRLPSAYDNRPLRWEEFEQLIHQCVFVSATPGPFELEVSGRVVEQIVRPTGLVDPYVEVRPARGQVDDLLAEIRTQVARGERTLVTTLTKRMAEDLTGYLQEMGVKVHYLHAEIDTLERARILKDLRLGTYDVLVGINLLREGLDLPEVSLVAILDADREGYLRSETALIQTMGRAARHVSGRVILYADEVTEAMRRAIEETNRRRQIQLRYNEEHGITPQSVHKPIRDLIDLPEVAEAPETYAPSGGGPATAEELVALVREQGRVLPWEVARMLLLGPEEVEATLRRLEAEMRRAAANLEFERAARLRDQIRELQRGLGEPAAPGPRKGNRRGRSSRRR
- the era gene encoding GTPase Era translates to MNPFRSGFVALLGPPNAGKSTLTNALVGAKVAIVTPVPQTTRIAIRGVVNRPDAQVVLVDTPGVHTPRHRLGEHMMRTARAALQEADAVLLVLDAARPVGPEAELALALALQSQRPVVVALNKCDLASPRQIAAREAWVRAELPGAKVVRTSALLGQGLEELVETLVALLPPGPRYFEEDDLTDQPLQRLVAELIREKAMERVREEVPHAIGVEIEEFREKPTEHLTYIRATLHVEKPSHKPILIGKGGRTIREIGTAARKEIEALLGTRVYLDLWVKVSEDWRDNERMIRTLYPS
- a CDS encoding cytidine deaminase translates to MRRQLQEHTARQLLHAAQTARRRAYAPYSRFRVGAAVLAVDGSVYTGCNVENGSYGLSVCAERVAVQKAVSEGRRRVLAVAVAGPGAMELLPCGACRQVLLEFRTRFVVTVGRGRLRIYRLEELLPQAFLRPR
- a CDS encoding hemolysin family protein; its protein translation is MDDSGSWVLYVLLGVLILLSAFFSLAEVALLSVSSRRLRELAEGKGSLRASIALRLLEHPPRLAGSLVVGGTMARLAAAVVTARMAIEGLGFGRGEVVAFLAITAGVLLAGEVLPKVIGARHREACALWCAVPAYLWTVLLTPMGSLLARLPLDRTGITQEELRMLVEAGEANGALEAGEREMISSIFEFRETIVREIMVPRVDIRAVPARAKLMEIVDLLLREGHSRYPVYRETIDQVVGVVYVKDLFRYIREGRTEITAEEIMRPAYFVPETKKVDALFREMRQNHIHLAIVVDEYGGTAGLVTIEDVLEEIVGEIRDEYDVEELPPLVQVDESTVLVDARMLLEDVNEALGLTLPTDEVDTVGGLVYSRLGHVPAQGEEITVNGVVIRVEELAGHRIARVRIQKITPQAAPSRT
- a CDS encoding diacylglycerol kinase, which translates into the protein MPRPFREAVAAALCGVRYAVRTQRNLRIQLAVAVGVCLVSLWLGVRPLEAALLVVLMGLVVTAELFNTSLEALVDALIPERRAAARVVKDVAAAAVLVTALTAVAAGGLVLGPVLLARVKLSSGWVAPAVLGALALGAGWALLRLSRTGSPWYDADGSLPRGRKRERVGLRREERF
- the ybeY gene encoding rRNA maturation RNase YbeY, whose product is MRRAGRNVVAVRNAQSTHPVDVRSLREAVRATLRKEGVKEPVEVSVLLVDDPAIRALNRTYLSRDEPTDVLAFPQPGPHGSRRVLGDVVISVDRAAAQAREAGWSLEEELVLLTVHGTLHLLGYEDQTPSARARMWERQEAILRALRVREQPRASPLP
- a CDS encoding HDIG domain-containing protein; this encodes MERIRTNLPRPVRVSWRRVLLFGGFLLVLCAVGSVPYLPPRVTLREGMVSPYEVAAPRSVEYVDWERTERLREEAAGAVRPVYRLDPTLSREAERSVHTAFEAIWGIRSRRPRTDLEHREQLVRLGLRDQALLAAETLRRGDLERVRDSTLVLLRRLMREGVRPEDLPTVRTRGRALVEALPFSAPSRALVAWALERALRPNLLVDHLQTRRQQEAARASVDPVRERILRGEVIVRRGDVVTAEQMRKLAALGLVPPPIRWEGVVGTLLVLILLSVLGAAYLRRFQPEIWADEGRLLLLCLLGLVAAVGSRVIATRLSSFLVPVASVTMLLAILLNPRVASFAGGALALLVGVMSGNDLRTSVVAYVGGLTGVYVIRRVQRRADLAYAGLAVAGANVLAVIAVDLLAATPPVELLGDVGWGALNGLLSGILAVGALPYLEELFGLVTPIKLLELSDPSHPLLRRLQLEAPGTYHHTVLVANLAEAAAEAVGADALLVRVGTYYHDIGKLRRPAFFAENQLGRTNPHDRLSPSLSALAVAAHVRDGLELARQYRLPKPVVAFIPEHHGTSLIRYFYHRAVERGESSVDEQTYRYDGPKPQSRETAIVMLADAVEAAVRTLPNPTPERIGSLVHQLIRERLEDGQLDECDLTLRDLERIAQTFTRLLVGMFHPRIEYPEVSLEARRAQRRSGAQRAEHASR